Proteins from one Polynucleobacter wuianus genomic window:
- the dnaB gene encoding replicative DNA helicase has translation MSGPGDAVVQALKVPPHSVEAEQSLLGGLLIDNSSWDNLGGVLNDKDFYRPEHALIYKVIARLVGDNHPADVITVHDAIKSEQGGDLVSIDYLNSLAQNTPSAANIKGYADIVRDRSILRRLIEVSDSIVNSAFVPEGRTVRTLLDEAESRILQIGEEGSRKADYLEIEPLLRSVVARIDELYNRQGGSDITGIATGFIDLDKQTSGLQKGDLVIVAGRPSMGKAQPLDAKVKTVNGWKFMGDLKFGDRLASVDGQYSMVTGIYPQGAKQIYKVTFSDGRQSECCDEHLWRVMYRDWSEPRVINTTRLMEMLQCVRYKNRLWIDPVTGDFGHSNTLPIHPWVLGALLGDGTLALSHRSVMFSTKSPELVERMNLLAKYEMELVHANAYDWRLASKERIAANGQRAAIKTNYFRAALDELGVLGCRSFDKYIPATYLEANKNSRLALFQGLMDTDGWIEKWGSIRFCTVSKQLSEDVTTLARSLGGFCSIGQKQTSYTYKGEKKQGRLSYVLNMSFGPGFQAFTLPEKAERLRAKWDRQRRISFQSIEPSRMSEAQCISVSHPQRTYVTNDYVVTHNTAFALNIAENVALAEGLPVVVFSMEMSGEQLAARLLGSVGRVDQGRMRTGKLQDDEWPRVTDAIARLSNTQILIDETGSLSSLELRARARRIARNFGGTLGLVVIDYLQLMSGSGSENRATEISEISRSLKSLAKELQCPVVALSQLNRGLEQRPNKRPIMSDLRESGAIEQDADLIMFIYRDEVYHPDTTTDKGVAEIIIGKQRNGPIGTVRLSWQGPYTKFDNLAMGSIGYSSGGYEPF, from the coding sequence ATGTCGGGACCTGGGGATGCAGTCGTGCAGGCTTTAAAAGTTCCCCCCCATTCTGTAGAAGCCGAGCAATCTTTGCTCGGCGGTCTACTGATCGACAACTCCTCTTGGGACAACCTTGGCGGAGTATTAAACGACAAAGATTTCTATCGCCCTGAACATGCTTTGATCTACAAGGTCATTGCGCGTTTAGTTGGTGACAACCATCCTGCAGACGTAATTACTGTTCATGATGCAATCAAGTCTGAGCAGGGCGGTGATTTGGTGAGTATTGATTACCTGAATTCATTAGCGCAAAACACGCCAAGTGCGGCCAACATTAAAGGCTATGCCGACATTGTTCGCGACCGCAGTATTTTGCGTCGCCTGATTGAAGTATCAGACAGCATTGTTAACTCAGCATTTGTGCCAGAAGGCCGGACTGTTCGCACTCTGCTGGATGAGGCTGAGTCACGCATCTTGCAGATTGGTGAAGAGGGTAGCCGCAAAGCTGATTACCTCGAGATTGAACCATTATTACGTTCAGTTGTTGCCAGAATTGATGAGCTCTATAACCGTCAAGGTGGTAGCGATATCACTGGTATCGCTACAGGCTTTATCGATTTAGATAAGCAAACTAGCGGTTTGCAAAAAGGTGACTTGGTGATTGTGGCTGGTCGTCCTTCTATGGGTAAAGCACAGCCATTAGATGCAAAAGTAAAGACTGTTAATGGTTGGAAGTTTATGGGAGATCTAAAGTTTGGTGATCGCCTCGCTTCTGTTGATGGCCAGTACTCAATGGTCACAGGCATTTACCCACAAGGTGCGAAGCAGATATACAAAGTCACGTTTTCTGATGGCCGTCAATCTGAATGTTGCGATGAACATCTCTGGAGGGTGATGTATCGCGATTGGTCTGAGCCGCGTGTTATCAACACCACTCGCTTGATGGAAATGCTGCAGTGTGTACGATATAAGAATAGGTTATGGATTGATCCTGTCACAGGTGATTTTGGCCACTCGAATACATTGCCAATTCACCCGTGGGTTTTAGGTGCGTTGCTAGGTGATGGCACTCTAGCTCTATCTCATAGATCAGTCATGTTTTCAACTAAGTCACCTGAGCTTGTAGAGCGCATGAATTTGCTTGCGAAGTATGAGATGGAGTTAGTGCATGCTAATGCATATGACTGGAGATTGGCTTCGAAAGAAAGAATTGCTGCTAATGGTCAAAGAGCGGCTATAAAGACAAATTATTTTAGAGCTGCTTTAGATGAATTAGGTGTTTTAGGTTGCAGGAGTTTTGATAAATATATTCCGGCTACTTATCTTGAGGCCAATAAGAATTCTCGTCTTGCATTGTTCCAAGGTTTGATGGATACCGATGGATGGATTGAGAAGTGGGGCTCTATTCGTTTTTGTACAGTAAGTAAGCAATTATCTGAAGATGTTACAACTTTAGCTAGGTCATTAGGAGGCTTTTGCTCAATAGGGCAAAAGCAAACTAGCTATACCTACAAGGGTGAAAAGAAGCAAGGTCGATTATCTTATGTTTTAAATATGAGTTTTGGTCCTGGTTTTCAGGCGTTTACCCTGCCCGAAAAGGCCGAAAGATTAAGAGCAAAATGGGATCGCCAACGTAGAATTTCATTTCAAAGTATTGAGCCTTCCAGGATGTCTGAGGCGCAATGTATTTCAGTTAGCCACCCACAAAGAACTTATGTAACGAATGATTATGTCGTAACTCACAACACTGCATTTGCCTTGAATATTGCAGAGAACGTTGCCTTAGCTGAAGGCTTGCCAGTTGTAGTCTTCTCGATGGAGATGTCGGGTGAGCAATTAGCTGCTCGTTTGCTAGGTTCAGTAGGGCGCGTTGACCAAGGTCGTATGCGTACTGGTAAATTACAAGACGATGAGTGGCCACGTGTAACAGATGCAATTGCTCGATTAAGTAATACCCAAATTTTGATCGATGAGACTGGTTCTCTATCAAGTCTTGAATTGCGTGCACGTGCACGTCGTATTGCTAGAAACTTTGGCGGTACCTTAGGTTTAGTGGTGATTGACTATTTACAGTTGATGAGTGGCTCTGGTTCTGAAAACCGTGCAACTGAGATTTCTGAAATTTCACGCTCACTTAAATCCCTCGCAAAAGAATTGCAGTGCCCAGTCGTTGCTCTCTCACAGTTAAATCGTGGTCTTGAGCAACGTCCCAACAAACGCCCAATCATGTCTGACTTACGTGAGTCTGGCGCTATCGAGCAAGATGCCGACTTAATCATGTTCATCTATCGTGATGAGGTGTATCACCCAGATACCACCACCGACAAAGGTGTTGCAGAGATCATCATTGGTAAGCAGCGTAACGGCCCAATCGGAACGGTGCGCTTAAGCTGGCAAGGTCCGTATACCAAGTTCGATAACTTGGCGATGGGGTCCATTGGTTATTCTTCTGGTGGATACGAGCCGTTCTAA
- a CDS encoding C40 family peptidase, which produces MLGSKSNPAKVAQFKQDTSVGTEDISIAAVGLVDVPYRYGGNTPKGGFDCSGLIVYVYNKAAGIKLPRTIQQMSTKGRSVENQPPAPGDLVFFNTTGEKYSHAGIYVGQGRFVHAPSAGGTVRLDYITSPYWAAKFTEARRIAP; this is translated from the coding sequence ATGCTTGGAAGTAAATCAAACCCAGCGAAAGTAGCGCAGTTTAAGCAAGATACTAGCGTCGGTACGGAAGATATATCGATTGCAGCGGTTGGCTTAGTAGATGTTCCCTATCGCTATGGCGGCAATACACCCAAAGGTGGCTTTGACTGTAGTGGTCTTATTGTCTATGTGTACAACAAAGCGGCTGGCATTAAATTACCTCGTACTATCCAACAGATGAGCACCAAAGGAAGAAGTGTTGAGAATCAACCCCCAGCACCTGGAGACCTTGTTTTCTTTAACACTACGGGTGAAAAATACTCACATGCCGGCATCTATGTTGGGCAAGGCAGATTTGTACATGCTCCTAGTGCAGGTGGCACCGTGCGCCTAGATTACATTACCTCACCCTATTGGGCGGCAAAGTTTACTGAGGCAAGACGTATTGCCCCCTAA